A genomic window from Chrysoperla carnea chromosome 3, inChrCarn1.1, whole genome shotgun sequence includes:
- the LOC123296459 gene encoding uncharacterized protein LOC123296459, with protein sequence MTTVPDVQSVEFMTMSTTGQGLGYEKLKLFILQAEANKNHATASESAGTAMQAHQGQDCLDRCFECDDLGHIARNCPWKGTGLKKCYGCGQVTSHKAADCPLQKLKQSHSERGRGCSRGSTRGRSNTFRGSRVYQNTGRQNWKRKNNNARGGDAKRFKPNRGRGGYKNFRNNDKRSQQKGKEKDVGANLTETKQNKGK encoded by the exons ATGACCACCGTTCCTGATGTTCAGTCAGTTGAATTCATGACAATGTCTACAACTGGTCAAGGGCTTGGTTATGAAAAGTTAAAACTCTTTATATTACAAGCAGAAGCTAATAAAAATCATGCAACAGCGTCTGAGTCCGCAGGAACTGCAATGCAAGCTCATCAAGGACAAGATTGCTTGGACAGATGTTTCGAGTGTGATGATCTAGGTCATATAGCAAGGAATTGTCCATGGAAAGGAACAGGGCTGAAAAAGTGTTATGGATGTGGGCAAGTGACCAGTCACAAAGCAGCTGACTGTcctttgcaaaaattaaaacaatcacATAGTGAAAGAGGTAGAGGATGTAGCCGTGGTTCCACCAGAGGACGTTCTAACACTTTTAGAGGATCGAGAGTCTACCAGAATACTGGAAGACAAAATTGGAAACGGAAGAATAATAATGCGAGAGGCGGAGATGCAAAAAGATTCAAACCTAATCGAGGAAGAGgaggttataaaaatttcagaaacaaTGATAAAAGATCTCAACAGAAGGGAAAGGAGAAAGATGTAGGTGCGAATTTAACtgaaactaaacaaaataaag GAAAATAA